In Macadamia integrifolia cultivar HAES 741 chromosome 1, SCU_Mint_v3, whole genome shotgun sequence, a single window of DNA contains:
- the LOC122065041 gene encoding uncharacterized protein LOC122065041, with translation MVTIWRRSPVKVRGQLVRFQHWHPDFNIHEKPINKVLVWVRFPELPLEYWHEKVLLTMAKAAGRPLALDQCMKNVMYGNYAKVLVEMEIGGLRPEEIQVERKQLGTENLFWFKQKLFYEDAMGQCGYCKKVGHIIGDCREKKIAESKAACHANDGGIPGANYVDEPPRDSVAPATLSSTQRLQQYGRAGIIHGGGSASHGGGATAHREDENQMENIPIMEVDSKKETNLSESITPQSRCPLEMEMNIPLANMKAN, from the coding sequence ATGGTCACAATATGGCGGAGGAGCCCTGTGAAGGTTAGAGGTCAGCTAGTGCGCTTCCAGCATTGGCACCCTGATTTCAACATTCATGAAAAACCTATCAATAAGGTTCTTGTCTGGGTGAGATTTCCAGAATTACCATTGGAGTACTGGCATGAGAAAGTGCTTTTAACTATGGCAAAAGCTGCTGGCCGTCCTCTTGCGTTAGATCAATGCATGAAAAATGTGATGTATGGTAATTATGCTAAGGTCCTTGTTGAAATGGAGATTGGAGGCTTGAGACCAGAAGAGATTCAGGTTGAACGTAAGCAGCTAGGGACTGAAAATCTATTCTGGTTCAAGCAAAAACTATTTTATGAGGATGCTATGGGGCAGTGTGGATACTGTAAGAAGGTAGGACACATCATTGGAGActgcagagaaaaaaaaatcgcagAGTCCAAGGCTGCTTGTCATGCGAATGATGGTGGTATCCCAGGTGCAAACTATGTTGACGAACCGCCAAGGGACTCGGTGGCTCCAGCAACCTTGTCTTCCACGCAAAGATTGCAGCAGTATGGCAGAGCTGGTATCATCCATGGGGGCGGCTCAGCCTCGCACGGTGGTGGGGCAACGGCTCATAGAGAAGATGAGAATCAGATGGAGAATATTCCTATTATGGAAGTTGactccaaaaaggaaactaatttaTCGGAATCAATTACTCCCCAGTCTAGGTGTCCTTTGGAGATGGAGATGAATATTCCCTTAGCAAATATGAAAgctaattaa